One segment of Eschrichtius robustus isolate mEscRob2 chromosome 3, mEscRob2.pri, whole genome shotgun sequence DNA contains the following:
- the GBP5 gene encoding guanylate-binding protein 5 produces MAPVVHMPEPLCLIENINGRLLVNPKALKILSAIQQPVVVVAIVGLYRTGKSYLMNKLAGKNKGFSVGSTVQSHTKGIWMWCVPHPEKPNHILVLLDTEGLGDIEKGDKKSDTQIFVLALLLSSTFVYNTMNTIDQRAIDLLHYVTELSNLLRTVTSPDLDGVDNAADFVSVCPDLVWTVRDFYLDLEANGRLITADEYLENSLRPKQGTDQHLQNFNLPRLCIQKFFPIKECFIFDLPTHRKKLAQLETLHNDDLDPEFVQQVADFCSYIFSHSKTKTVSGGIKVNGSHLESLVLTYVNAINSGDLPCMENEVLALAQIKNLAALQKAIAHYDQQMGQKVQLPTETLQELLDLHRASEKGAMEVFMKNSFEDIDQGFQEKLETLLETKQNDFCKRNLEASLNRCSALLQDIFCPLEEDVKQGIYSKPGGHRLFLQKREELKAKYYQEPRKGIQAEEALQNYLQSKEFECVTIWQTDLILTAREEEMEEARAKAEFMKAEIQRLGAILMQHQQMMEQRERLHREQVRQMEINRVYQQALQQRAQERRLKEEAEKLKERFQAESRKLQDEIQHLQRNDSADDTCILL; encoded by the exons ATGGCCCCAGTGGTTCACATGCCAGAACCCTTGTGCCTCATCGAGAACATTAATGGGCGACTGTTGGTTAATCCGAAAGCTCTGAAGATCCTGTCTGCCATTCAGCAGCCCGTTGTGGTGGTGGCTATCGTGGGCCTCTACCGCACCGGCAAATCCTACCTGATGAACAAGCTGGCTGGGAAGAACAAGG GTTTCTCTGTTGGATCCACGGTGCAGTCTCACACCAAGGGCATCTGGATGTGGTGTGTGCCTCACCCTGAGAAGCCAAACCACATCCTGGTTCTTCTTGACACGGAGGGACTTGGAGACATAGAGAAG GGTGACAAAAAGAGTGACACCCAGATATTTGTACTGGCACTACTACTGAGTAGTACCTTTGTATATAATACTATGAACACAATTGACCAGAGGGCTATCGACCTCTTGCA CTATGTGACAGAACTGTCAAATCTGCTCAGAACAGTTACGTCACCTGATCTTGATGGGGTAGACAATGCAGCTGACTTTGTGAGCGTCTGTCCAGACTTAGTGTGGACTGTGAGAGATTTCTACCTTGACCTGGAAGCAAATGGGCGACTCATCACAGCAGATGAGTACCTGGAGAATTCACTGAGGCCAAAGCAAG GCACCGATCAACatcttcaaaattttaatttgccCCGTCTGTGTATACAGAAATTCTTTCCAATAAAGGAATGCTTTATTTTTGACTTGCCCACTCATCGGAAGAAGCTTGCCCAGCTTGagacactgcataatgatgaCCTGGATCCTGAATTTGTACAACAAGTGGCAGATTTCTGTTCCTACATCTTCAGCCATTCCAAGACTAAAACTGTTTCAGGAGGCATCAAGGTCAATGGATCTC ATCTAGAGAGCCTGGTACTGACCTATGTCAATGCCATCAACAGTGGGGATCTGCCCTGCATGGAGAACGAAGTCCTGGCCTTGGCCCAGATTAAGAACTTGGCCGCACTGCAAAAGGCCATTGCCCACTATGACCAACAGATGGGCCAGAAGGTGCAGCTGCCCACGGAAACCCTCCAGGAGCTGCTGGATCTGCACAGGGCCAGTGAGAAAGGGGCTATGGAAGTCTTCATGAAGAACTCTTTCGAGGATATAGACCAAGGGTTCCAGGAAAAATTAGAG ACCCTGCTAGAAACCAAACAGAATGACTTCTGTAAACGGAATTTGGAGGCATCACTGAATCGCTGTTCAGCTTTACTTCAGGATATTTTTTGTCCTCTAGAAGAAGATGTGAAGCAAGGGATTTATTCAAAACCTGGGGGGCATCGTCTCTTCCTTCAGAAGAGAGAAGAGCTGAAGGCAAAGTACTATCAGGAGCCCAGGAAAGGAATACAG GCTGAGGAAGCTCTGCAGAACTATTTACAGTCCAAGGAGTTTGAGTGTGTTACCATTTGGCAGACAGACCTGATTCTCACCGCAAGGGAAGAGGAGATGGAAG aggCACGTGCGAAAGCAGAGTTTATGAAGGCTGAAATACAAAGGTTGGGGGCAATTCTGATGCAGCACCAGCAAATGATGGAGCAGAGGGAGAGACTCCATCGGGAACAAGTGAGACAAATGGAGATAAACAGAGTGTACCAGCAGGCACTGCAACAGAGGGCCCAAGAACGTCGGCTCAAG GAGGAGGCTGAAAAGCTCAAGGAGAGATTCCAAGCTGAGAGCAGAAAACTTCAGGATGAGATCCAGCATCTCCAGAGGAATGACTCAGCAGATGATACATGTATCTTACTCTAA